The Halonatronomonas betaini genome includes a region encoding these proteins:
- a CDS encoding anhydro-N-acetylmuramic acid kinase, with product MLKIAGIMSGTSLDGIDVAIIETDRFESSKVEIIDYFQKEYPAEIRERIDKMINNRHLDAGMVLEEVASLNLKLGELYAEAVRTASSKAGLQLSELDLIGCHGQTVFHKPGGSKTVSLQLGSGSVIAERTGVDTITNFRLKDIAAGGEGAPLVPLIDFLLYRSSHSHRFLVNIGGIANYTWLPADCNRRDVRGSDTGPGNMMIDAGVQLLTDGKSNYDKDGAIASQGELDQILYDRLFKHEFFDRAYPRSTGRYDFGRQYTEKMVKEAYARGVKDIDIIRTLTEFTASSLVESFQEELASEEMITLKKSDCLEVIISGGGSHNTTLLELIEKEISERFHNYRTDLISLADKDYSQYDIPAIDADQKEAVAFALLARESIMKRQGNLPSVTGAKNPVITGDLTPGDTADFE from the coding sequence ATGTTAAAGATTGCTGGAATAATGTCAGGTACATCTTTAGATGGGATTGATGTGGCAATAATTGAAACTGATAGGTTCGAGAGCTCTAAAGTAGAAATTATAGATTATTTTCAAAAAGAATATCCTGCAGAAATAAGAGAAAGAATTGATAAGATGATAAATAATCGTCACCTGGATGCAGGGATGGTTTTAGAAGAAGTAGCCAGTTTGAACCTGAAGCTTGGAGAACTCTATGCTGAGGCAGTCAGGACAGCCAGTTCTAAGGCTGGACTTCAATTATCAGAACTTGATTTAATTGGCTGTCATGGCCAGACTGTTTTTCATAAACCTGGTGGCAGCAAGACTGTAAGCCTCCAGCTTGGTTCTGGATCTGTTATAGCTGAGCGGACCGGTGTTGATACAATTACTAATTTTAGGCTTAAAGACATCGCTGCCGGTGGGGAAGGAGCTCCCCTTGTGCCATTAATTGATTTTTTATTATATCGAAGCAGCCACAGCCATCGCTTTTTAGTAAATATAGGCGGAATTGCCAACTATACCTGGCTGCCAGCTGATTGCAATCGCAGGGATGTTAGAGGGAGTGATACTGGTCCAGGTAATATGATGATAGATGCTGGAGTTCAGTTACTAACTGATGGTAAGTCGAATTACGATAAAGATGGAGCTATAGCCAGCCAGGGTGAGCTCGATCAGATTTTATATGACCGTCTTTTTAAGCATGAATTTTTTGATAGAGCATACCCACGATCAACAGGACGGTATGATTTTGGCAGACAATATACTGAGAAAATGGTAAAAGAGGCTTATGCTAGAGGTGTAAAAGATATTGATATTATAAGGACTTTAACAGAGTTTACTGCCAGTTCTCTGGTAGAAAGTTTTCAGGAGGAACTTGCTTCAGAAGAAATGATAACTTTAAAAAAGTCTGACTGTCTTGAGGTTATTATAAGTGGCGGTGGGAGTCATAATACAACTCTCCTTGAGTTAATTGAAAAAGAGATATCTGAAAGATTCCATAATTACCGAACTGACTTGATTTCTCTTGCAGATAAAGATTATAGTCAATATGATATTCCGGCAATAGATGCCGATCAGAAAGAGGCTGTGGCCTTTGCACTTTTAGCCCGGGAATCTATCATGAAAAGACAGGGAAATCTTCCTTCTGTTACCGGGGCAAAAAACCCTGTGATTACAGGAGATCTGACACCTGGTGATACCGCTGACTTTGAATAG
- a CDS encoding serine hydrolase domain-containing protein, with protein sequence MRNYFKKQVSRKGKASKISSSKKARDYNLKLDKVACNEINQFMETAVESGVFPGAVLGIAQGDKLIYSQAFGRKSYDDDSRVKLDTVYDLASLTKVLITTTGIMQLNETGRLNLHDYLKDFFPEISKELEDIRVDQLMTHTSGLPAIVQLWKEPGDKEAVLEYLLNLEPEAEPGQQIVYSDPNFLLLGFIIEKILGLSLDEYAREYIIGPAGLKKTGFNPLDNIEDLTKENIAPTEYCDWREKQIHGEVHDENCAFLDGVSGQAGLFSNVNDLVKLVAMIFNQDEKEINLLSPASSRILARTYTRKNGERRGLGWDKGGNIRSSSGIYFGSKASGHTGFTGTSIWTLPESGLTVILLSNRVNGGRENQEIIKLRPRLHNLIYSLLSEDNHNTEPIGFQIARDNDNNDFSSGLKER encoded by the coding sequence ATGAGAAATTACTTTAAAAAGCAGGTTTCTCGTAAGGGCAAAGCTTCAAAGATTTCCAGCTCCAAAAAAGCCAGGGATTATAATTTAAAACTAGATAAAGTTGCCTGTAATGAAATTAATCAATTTATGGAAACTGCAGTCGAGTCAGGTGTTTTTCCTGGTGCTGTTTTAGGTATTGCCCAGGGAGATAAATTGATTTATAGTCAGGCATTTGGCAGGAAATCATATGATGACGATTCCAGGGTTAAACTTGATACAGTGTATGATCTAGCCTCGTTGACAAAGGTTTTAATAACTACAACCGGGATTATGCAATTAAATGAAACAGGGAGGCTAAATCTCCATGATTATTTAAAAGACTTTTTTCCTGAGATAAGTAAAGAGCTTGAAGATATAAGGGTTGATCAGTTAATGACCCATACCTCTGGTCTGCCAGCAATAGTTCAGTTATGGAAAGAGCCTGGAGATAAAGAAGCAGTTCTGGAATATCTATTGAATTTAGAACCAGAAGCTGAGCCAGGTCAACAGATTGTTTATAGTGATCCTAATTTCTTACTTTTAGGTTTTATTATAGAGAAAATTTTAGGTTTAAGCCTTGATGAATATGCCAGAGAATATATAATTGGTCCTGCTGGCCTTAAAAAGACTGGCTTTAATCCATTAGATAATATTGAAGATCTGACAAAGGAAAATATTGCTCCAACTGAATATTGTGACTGGCGGGAGAAACAGATTCACGGTGAGGTTCATGATGAGAATTGTGCTTTTCTTGACGGTGTTAGTGGCCAGGCCGGTTTATTTTCAAATGTTAATGATTTAGTTAAACTGGTGGCAATGATCTTTAACCAGGATGAAAAGGAAATTAATCTTTTATCACCGGCCAGCAGTAGAATCCTGGCCAGGACTTATACCAGAAAGAATGGTGAAAGACGAGGGTTAGGCTGGGATAAAGGAGGCAATATTAGGTCTTCATCTGGAATATACTTTGGCAGTAAAGCCTCTGGTCATACTGGCTTTACTGGAACATCAATCTGGACATTGCCAGAGAGTGGATTGACTGTGATTCTGCTTTCAAACAGAGTTAATGGTGGCAGAGAGAACCAGGAGATTATTAAACTAAGGCCTAGATTGCACAATTTGATTTATAGCTTACTGAGTGAGGACAACCATAATACTGAGCCGATTGGATTCCAGATAGCTAGAGATAATGACAATAATGATTTTTCTTCAGGATTAAAGGAGAGATAA
- a CDS encoding GNAT family N-acetyltransferase, with protein MIIKELKKVEDLDAGIKLWNKNYTKYSLERDLYRQNLLAPYSGLQIRLFGGFENNRLIAFAAIKQPVEELTNYVGPERGWISLLVAESGAGSTDWKELLAYVTKELKNFGARFISYGQDPQNFLPGLPVDYESEKTAWLEAGFQDAGLESDLRRVYKSEPDARDFSDDSYLVRQSEVTDRRNLLEFLKEEFPGRWQYEAENISCWPGGIQDYYLLLKKKAIIGFARTNRQDGFYRGPNVNFGGVSGETFAGLGPLGIAENWRGQGLSTPFLQQILKQLYNDGYKEITIDWTTLVEYYKRFGYEVVHQYIPLQKELN; from the coding sequence ATGATAATAAAAGAACTAAAAAAAGTTGAAGATTTAGATGCAGGAATTAAACTATGGAACAAGAATTATACTAAATACAGCCTTGAAAGAGATTTATATCGTCAGAATTTGCTGGCTCCATATTCAGGCCTTCAGATTAGATTATTTGGAGGTTTTGAGAATAACAGGCTAATAGCTTTTGCAGCTATCAAGCAGCCAGTTGAGGAGCTAACTAATTATGTTGGCCCAGAAAGAGGCTGGATTTCTCTGCTTGTTGCTGAAAGTGGAGCTGGTTCTACTGACTGGAAAGAACTGCTAGCTTATGTCACTAAAGAACTTAAAAATTTTGGAGCTAGATTTATTAGTTATGGCCAGGATCCCCAGAACTTCCTGCCTGGATTGCCAGTAGATTATGAATCTGAAAAGACTGCCTGGTTAGAAGCAGGTTTTCAGGATGCTGGTCTGGAATCTGATCTAAGAAGAGTTTATAAATCAGAGCCTGATGCTAGAGACTTTTCCGATGATAGTTATCTGGTTCGTCAGTCAGAAGTGACTGACAGGAGAAATTTATTAGAATTTTTAAAAGAAGAGTTTCCAGGCCGCTGGCAGTATGAAGCTGAAAATATTAGTTGCTGGCCTGGGGGTATTCAGGATTATTATTTACTATTAAAGAAAAAGGCCATTATAGGTTTTGCCAGAACTAATCGCCAGGATGGGTTTTATAGAGGCCCTAATGTTAATTTTGGAGGTGTTTCTGGAGAGACATTTGCAGGATTAGGCCCTCTAGGTATTGCTGAAAACTGGCGAGGTCAGGGTTTAAGCACTCCTTTTTTACAGCAGATTTTAAAACAATTGTATAATGATGGATATAAAGAGATAACAATCGACTGGACTACTCTTGTAGAATATTATAAAAGATTTGGTTATGAAGTTGTTCATCAATATATTCCTCTCCAGAAGGAGTTGAATTAA
- a CDS encoding nitroreductase family protein — protein MYMKLLEERRSIRKYKNQEIEGEKIQSLLQAALLSPTSRGSQPWQFVQVDDKDLLQELSEAKAGGSSFLAGATLAIVIAADPEISDVWVEDCSIAATNIQMEAVDLDLGSCWIQIRKRQRQDGSDSEEYVKDVLNLPNKLRVDSIIALGYPDEEKEKYDLDDLPYNKIHYNRYGHEVPE, from the coding sequence ATGTATATGAAATTATTAGAAGAGCGGAGAAGTATTCGTAAATATAAGAATCAGGAGATTGAAGGTGAAAAGATTCAATCTCTGCTCCAGGCAGCCTTGCTTTCGCCTACATCCCGGGGAAGTCAGCCCTGGCAGTTTGTTCAGGTTGATGATAAAGACCTCCTCCAGGAGTTATCTGAAGCTAAAGCAGGAGGTTCATCATTTTTAGCCGGGGCAACGCTAGCAATTGTAATAGCTGCAGACCCTGAAATTAGCGATGTCTGGGTTGAAGACTGTTCGATTGCAGCTACCAATATTCAGATGGAAGCTGTTGATTTAGATCTTGGCTCCTGCTGGATTCAGATTAGAAAAAGGCAGCGGCAGGACGGCAGTGATTCAGAAGAGTATGTTAAGGATGTATTGAATTTACCAAATAAATTAAGAGTTGATTCGATTATTGCCCTGGGTTACCCGGATGAAGAAAAAGAAAAGTATGATCTTGACGATCTACCATATAATAAAATCCATTATAATCGCTATGGTCATGAGGTTCCTGAGTAA
- a CDS encoding complex I 51 kDa subunit family protein encodes MVTEHKLLMGPPLLKAEEYDFKGLQKALKLRPEGIIDEIKKSGLKGRGGAGFPTGVKWELALAETGEKKYIICNADEGEPGTFKDRYLLEERPLKVLEGILIAARAIGANEGFIYIRGEYTEPIKIFKKTIEEAEKQGVLGDNIFGSDFNFKLTLVRGGGAYVCGDETSLINSIEGKRGISRIKPPYPIQAGLFDRPTVVNNVESLAAAAEIINQGADYYTGLGTKNSRGTKLICLSGDIEKPGVYEVEFGSTTLRDILYELGGGPLKDDSFKFIIPGGLSTAALTIEELDCQYSYEGIEAAGSSLGSGAIIAIGQKHQLLEILQRVGRFYMDETCGTCFPCREGNRHIDYIFKKHHNGKFYQEDVDILADIGKAISGAARCGLGQTSLSLARSLFYKFPEELIIGGGQR; translated from the coding sequence TTGGTTACTGAGCATAAATTATTAATGGGCCCTCCGCTATTAAAAGCAGAAGAATATGATTTTAAAGGTTTACAAAAAGCTTTAAAGCTGAGGCCTGAAGGGATTATTGATGAGATTAAGAAGTCAGGTTTAAAGGGCCGGGGTGGAGCAGGATTTCCAACTGGAGTAAAATGGGAGCTGGCATTAGCAGAAACTGGAGAGAAAAAATATATTATCTGTAATGCAGATGAAGGTGAACCAGGCACATTTAAGGACAGGTATCTTTTAGAAGAAAGACCACTCAAGGTTTTAGAGGGTATTTTAATTGCTGCCAGAGCGATTGGAGCAAATGAGGGTTTTATTTATATTAGAGGAGAGTATACTGAGCCAATAAAAATTTTTAAAAAAACTATAGAAGAAGCAGAGAAGCAAGGAGTTTTAGGAGATAACATCTTTGGCTCAGATTTTAATTTTAAATTAACTTTAGTTCGGGGCGGTGGAGCATATGTCTGTGGTGATGAAACTTCCTTGATTAATTCGATTGAGGGTAAGCGAGGTATTTCCAGAATAAAACCACCATATCCTATTCAAGCAGGCTTATTTGACAGGCCAACAGTTGTTAATAATGTTGAGAGTCTGGCAGCTGCAGCTGAAATAATTAATCAGGGTGCAGATTATTATACTGGGCTTGGAACAAAAAATAGTCGGGGAACTAAATTAATCTGCCTCAGTGGAGATATTGAAAAACCTGGAGTTTATGAAGTTGAGTTTGGTTCAACAACTCTCAGAGATATTCTATATGAACTTGGAGGAGGACCGTTAAAGGATGATAGCTTTAAATTCATTATTCCTGGAGGACTTTCAACTGCAGCCTTAACTATTGAAGAATTAGATTGTCAGTATAGTTATGAGGGCATTGAAGCTGCCGGTTCCAGTCTTGGTTCAGGGGCAATTATAGCAATCGGTCAGAAGCACCAGCTATTAGAAATCCTGCAGAGAGTTGGGCGTTTTTATATGGATGAAACCTGTGGAACCTGTTTTCCCTGCCGGGAGGGGAATCGCCATATAGATTATATTTTCAAAAAGCATCATAATGGCAAATTTTATCAGGAAGATGTAGATATTTTAGCTGATATTGGCAAGGCAATTTCAGGGGCTGCCCGCTGTGGCCTGGGACAGACTTCATTATCTCTGGCTAGATCATTATTTTATAAATTTCCTGAAGAGTTGATTATTGGAGGTGGTCAGAGATGA
- a CDS encoding MurR/RpiR family transcriptional regulator: MGNSNRLSREILQIKSHMDSLKPAEKRVAEYVMEHADEVVYSSITNLANEIGVSEATIVKFCQRVGYSGYQELKIMLARSDRESDDQEIIYGAIEPGDSIGQLKDKLFQIYDESLESTHKLIDDGLYQKVVEKILSARRLYFFGYGASGIVARDAELKFVRIGLPAIAMTDSHNQKTVASLLKPDDLVVAISDSGRTRELIEVLDILDEIDCQRVAITSQVGSPVSERSEITLLTSSRETPYRGSAIASRIAQLAVIDILFLATALANHDETTAALQKTREAMQISKE; this comes from the coding sequence TTGGGAAACTCAAATCGGTTATCAAGAGAGATATTACAGATAAAATCACATATGGACTCATTGAAACCAGCAGAAAAGCGAGTTGCTGAGTATGTAATGGAACATGCTGATGAGGTAGTTTATTCTTCGATTACAAATCTGGCAAATGAAATTGGCGTCTCAGAAGCGACGATAGTTAAATTCTGTCAGCGAGTGGGGTATTCTGGTTATCAGGAACTAAAAATTATGCTGGCCAGATCTGATCGAGAATCTGATGACCAGGAGATAATTTATGGGGCAATTGAGCCTGGAGATTCAATTGGTCAGCTTAAAGATAAACTATTTCAGATCTATGATGAATCGCTCGAGAGTACACATAAGTTAATTGATGATGGTTTATATCAGAAAGTAGTGGAAAAGATTTTATCGGCTAGAAGACTTTATTTCTTTGGTTATGGGGCATCTGGAATAGTTGCAAGGGATGCTGAATTAAAGTTTGTTAGAATTGGCCTGCCAGCCATTGCTATGACTGACAGTCACAATCAAAAAACAGTGGCTTCACTATTAAAACCAGATGATTTAGTAGTGGCTATCTCTGACTCTGGACGGACAAGGGAATTAATTGAGGTTCTCGATATTCTAGATGAAATTGATTGTCAGCGGGTTGCAATCACCTCCCAGGTTGGTTCACCTGTCAGTGAAAGGTCTGAGATAACCCTGCTGACTTCTTCAAGGGAGACTCCTTATAGAGGGAGCGCAATAGCCTCAAGAATAGCCCAGCTTGCAGTGATCGATATTTTATTTCTGGCGACAGCACTTGCAAATCATGATGAAACAACTGCAGCTTTGCAAAAGACTAGAGAAGCAATGCAGATCAGCAAAGAGTAG
- the ptsP gene encoding phosphoenolpyruvate--protein phosphotransferase: MEGNQGTAASPGIAIGQALIQERHEFQFVQKDIEEAESELEIKRFYQAIAEGKEDVKDLRHKVKKEVGAQESEIFTTHIQIMNDPEFHNLVEKIIREEQVTAEVAVQRVIRNFAAQFAEMEESYINARETDIKDIGDRILRLLQGMELDQSLIEDEVILVSYELTPSEIARLDTNRVMGIVLAEGSRTSHTAILARSLEIPTVVGLGAEVISQIGQGDELIVDGDDGLIFISPDEKTISNYKKRYQELELREKELEKYKDMKLERKDGRRVYVNANIGGTVDLGPMLARGADGIGLFRTEFLFLDRDDLPGEEEQFQIYKEVVEKVGDRPVVIRTVDIGSDKKPEYLEFPEEINPAMGYRGIRISLNNKDFFKTQLRAILRASKFGNVKIMYPMISAIEEVRNANSVLRQSRLELLEEDVEIGDPEIGIMIEVPSAVAMVRELAEEVDFLSIGTNDLVQYTLAVDRTNEKIKDQFTPYHPAILRMITRVAAAGREFDIPVAMCGEAAGDKLLIPFWLGIGIDQLSMSPVSILPAKETINKWLNRDKTELIQKVLQMPTVAEIQYYLSRRE; encoded by the coding sequence ATGGAAGGAAATCAGGGAACTGCTGCTTCTCCTGGAATTGCCATTGGCCAGGCTCTTATCCAGGAAAGACATGAATTTCAGTTTGTTCAAAAAGATATAGAAGAGGCAGAATCTGAACTTGAGATTAAAAGATTTTATCAGGCAATTGCTGAAGGTAAAGAGGATGTAAAGGATTTGAGGCATAAGGTTAAAAAAGAAGTGGGCGCCCAGGAGTCAGAGATATTTACAACCCATATTCAGATAATGAATGACCCAGAATTTCATAATTTAGTTGAAAAAATTATTAGAGAGGAACAGGTAACTGCTGAAGTTGCCGTTCAAAGGGTTATTAGAAATTTTGCTGCTCAATTTGCTGAAATGGAAGAAAGTTATATTAATGCCAGGGAGACAGATATAAAGGATATTGGAGATAGAATTTTAAGATTGCTCCAGGGAATGGAACTTGATCAGAGCTTGATTGAAGATGAAGTCATTTTAGTTTCCTATGAACTTACTCCCTCAGAGATCGCCAGGTTAGATACAAATCGTGTTATGGGGATTGTTCTGGCTGAGGGTTCAAGAACCTCCCATACAGCAATTCTTGCCAGATCTCTCGAGATCCCAACGGTTGTGGGCCTTGGAGCTGAGGTTATCAGCCAGATAGGCCAGGGAGATGAATTAATCGTTGATGGCGATGATGGTTTGATTTTTATCTCCCCAGATGAAAAGACAATTTCTAACTATAAAAAAAGATATCAGGAACTGGAACTCCGGGAAAAAGAGTTAGAGAAATATAAAGATATGAAACTGGAGAGAAAAGATGGCAGGAGAGTTTATGTAAATGCCAATATAGGCGGTACAGTCGATCTCGGGCCGATGCTGGCCAGAGGTGCTGATGGAATAGGACTTTTTCGCACTGAGTTTCTCTTTTTAGATAGAGATGACCTCCCAGGTGAAGAAGAGCAGTTTCAGATTTATAAAGAAGTAGTTGAAAAAGTGGGAGATCGTCCAGTTGTAATCAGGACAGTGGATATCGGTTCAGATAAAAAACCTGAATACCTTGAATTTCCAGAAGAGATAAATCCAGCGATGGGTTATCGGGGGATTAGAATTTCTCTTAATAATAAAGATTTCTTTAAAACTCAGCTTAGAGCAATTTTAAGGGCATCTAAATTTGGAAATGTTAAGATAATGTATCCGATGATTTCAGCTATTGAAGAGGTCCGCAATGCCAATAGTGTACTCCGTCAATCCAGGCTGGAATTATTAGAAGAGGATGTTGAGATTGGAGATCCAGAAATAGGGATCATGATTGAAGTGCCCTCTGCTGTTGCAATGGTCAGAGAACTGGCTGAAGAAGTTGATTTTTTAAGTATAGGTACCAATGATTTAGTCCAGTATACTCTGGCGGTAGATAGAACTAATGAGAAGATTAAAGATCAGTTTACTCCTTATCATCCGGCGATTCTAAGAATGATTACCAGAGTAGCTGCTGCTGGTAGAGAGTTTGATATACCTGTGGCCATGTGTGGAGAGGCAGCTGGTGATAAGTTACTAATTCCATTCTGGCTTGGAATTGGTATAGATCAATTAAGTATGAGCCCGGTCTCTATTCTTCCAGCCAAAGAGACAATAAATAAGTGGCTCAATCGAGACAAAACAGAATTAATTCAGAAAGTTTTACAGATGCCAACAGTAGCGGAAATTCAATACTATCTGTCAAGGAGGGAATAA
- a CDS encoding ABC transporter permease produces the protein MQSTEKLKDNKSGKDKNEKRSMSFRKDAFRRFKKSPTAIVGLIIVIIFIGIAVLGPYITPHNPFEQNIINAHQGPSAEFWLGTDFFGRDILSRIIYGARISLMVGLSVVMLRAAIGIIVGLIAGYYGGWIENILMRIVDAFIAFPGIILAMAIMAIRGQGIENVIIALTVVGWPTFARLVRSEVISLKEREYVWAAKGIGLNDIKIMMNHILPNCLSTIIVYATLGIAYPIIAEAGLSFLGLGATPQQATWGFQMSLERQYMRTAWWGVTFPGLSLMTVVLGFNLLGDGLRDILDPKMRE, from the coding sequence ATGCAATCGACTGAAAAATTAAAAGATAATAAATCAGGAAAAGATAAAAATGAGAAAAGGAGCATGAGTTTTCGTAAAGATGCTTTTAGAAGATTTAAAAAGAGTCCAACAGCTATTGTAGGTCTAATAATTGTTATTATATTTATTGGTATTGCTGTTTTAGGACCATATATAACCCCTCATAATCCCTTTGAACAGAATATAATTAATGCCCATCAGGGACCCTCTGCTGAATTCTGGTTAGGCACTGATTTTTTTGGTAGAGATATTTTAAGTAGAATTATTTATGGGGCAAGAATTTCTTTGATGGTAGGTTTAAGCGTTGTAATGCTTCGGGCAGCCATAGGAATTATTGTTGGCTTGATTGCCGGTTATTATGGTGGCTGGATTGAGAATATCTTAATGAGAATAGTTGACGCCTTTATAGCATTTCCTGGAATAATTCTGGCTATGGCTATAATGGCAATTAGAGGTCAGGGGATAGAAAATGTAATTATTGCTCTAACAGTTGTCGGTTGGCCAACCTTTGCCAGACTTGTTAGAAGTGAGGTCATTTCATTAAAGGAAAGAGAATATGTCTGGGCAGCTAAAGGGATAGGCTTAAATGACATAAAGATAATGATGAATCATATTCTGCCAAATTGTCTTTCTACTATTATTGTTTATGCAACTCTAGGTATAGCTTATCCAATAATAGCAGAGGCCGGCTTAAGCTTTTTAGGCCTGGGAGCAACACCACAACAGGCAACCTGGGGTTTCCAAATGTCACTTGAGCGTCAATATATGAGAACTGCCTGGTGGGGGGTAACATTTCCAGGTTTATCCCTTATGACAGTTGTTCTAGGTTTTAATCTGCTTGGTGATGGACTCAGGGATATACTTGATCCAAAGATGCGGGAATAG
- the nikB gene encoding nickel ABC transporter permease, which produces MHIYILKRIIQVIPVLLLVTLITFSLVHLTPGDPAIMRAGEDATAEQVESIRESMGLNRPVHMQYLNWIGGLFRGDLGYSLQDGRPVFITLIRRLPATIQLVIASFIVSIGIGIPIGILSAVKQNTFADSFARIFALLGLSMPNFWIGLMLMLLLSYRLRLLPASGSGSMLHLIMPAIALGLPAAGVITRLTRSSMLEVLKEDYIRTAQSKGLKNQTVIYKHALKNAMLPVITVIGIQLGSRLGGSVIIESVFAYPGIGRFAYLRLLARDYPMIMGNLLIFAFIFILINLLTDILYGFIEPRIRYE; this is translated from the coding sequence ATGCATATTTATATTTTAAAAAGGATAATTCAGGTGATTCCTGTACTTCTGTTAGTCACATTGATTACTTTTTCATTGGTACATTTAACTCCTGGAGATCCTGCTATTATGAGAGCAGGTGAGGATGCTACAGCTGAACAGGTGGAGTCCATAAGAGAATCAATGGGTTTAAACCGGCCAGTACATATGCAGTATTTAAACTGGATTGGAGGGCTTTTTCGTGGAGATTTAGGATATTCTCTCCAGGATGGTAGACCGGTTTTTATTACCCTGATTAGAAGATTGCCTGCTACCATCCAGCTAGTTATAGCATCTTTTATTGTCTCTATTGGAATTGGGATACCAATAGGTATTCTTTCTGCAGTTAAACAGAATACCTTTGCTGATTCATTTGCCAGGATATTTGCGCTTTTAGGTTTATCTATGCCTAATTTTTGGATAGGTTTAATGTTAATGCTTTTATTATCATACAGGTTAAGGCTTTTGCCTGCCAGTGGTTCAGGTTCAATGCTCCATTTGATAATGCCAGCAATAGCTTTGGGTTTACCTGCGGCAGGAGTTATTACAAGGTTAACCAGGTCCAGCATGTTAGAAGTTCTCAAAGAAGATTATATCAGAACTGCCCAGTCAAAGGGATTAAAAAATCAGACTGTTATTTATAAACATGCTCTCAAAAATGCTATGCTGCCAGTAATTACTGTAATAGGCATACAGCTAGGCTCCCGGCTTGGAGGTTCTGTTATAATTGAAAGTGTTTTTGCTTATCCTGGAATTGGTCGATTTGCTTACCTCAGATTATTGGCTAGAGATTATCCCATGATTATGGGTAATTTACTTATTTTTGCTTTTATTTTCATACTAATTAATCTTTTAACTGATATTCTTTATGGTTTTATTGAACCCAGGATTCGCTATGAATAA
- a CDS encoding complex I 24 kDa subunit family protein: MKTQEILLELLHNIQETYGYIPEVEIDKLAEKYNRPRAELYGVIKFYSLFHTEPTGKYIVRICDSLSCYLHDSHQLVESVSEYLGLENGETSEDRLFTLEIVECLGYCGEGPVMMVNDEIYTHLTPGQALKILKKVN, translated from the coding sequence ATGAAAACCCAGGAGATTCTTTTAGAACTTCTGCATAATATCCAGGAGACCTATGGTTATATTCCAGAAGTGGAGATTGACAAACTGGCAGAGAAATACAATCGTCCCCGAGCTGAACTGTATGGCGTGATAAAGTTTTACTCTCTATTTCATACTGAACCGACAGGCAAATATATTGTTAGAATCTGTGATAGCTTATCCTGTTATTTGCACGATTCTCATCAACTTGTAGAATCGGTCTCAGAGTACCTTGGCCTGGAGAATGGAGAGACAAGTGAAGATAGACTATTTACCCTGGAGATTGTTGAATGTCTCGGCTATTGTGGTGAAGGCCCGGTGATGATGGTTAATGATGAAATCTATACCCATCTTACACCTGGTCAGGCATTAAAGATTTTAAAGAAAGTCAATTAA